One window of Arvicola amphibius chromosome 6, mArvAmp1.2, whole genome shotgun sequence genomic DNA carries:
- the Park7 gene encoding Parkinson disease protein 7, which yields MASKRALVILAKGAEEMETVIPVDVMRRAGIKVTVAGLAGKDPVQCSRDVMICPDASLEDAKKQGPYDVVVLPGGNLGAQNLSESPVVKEILKEQESRKGLIAAICAGPTALLAHEIGFGSKVTTHPGAKDKMLNGSHYNYSESRVERDGLILTSRGPGTSFEFALAIVEALSGKEVADQVKAPLILKD from the exons atggcTTCCAAAAGAGCTCTGGTCATCCTGGCCAAAGGCGCGGAGGAGATGGAGACGGTGATTCCTGTGGATGTCATGCGCCGAGCTGGG ATTAAAGTCACCGTTGCAGGCTTGGCTGGGAAAGACCCCGTGCAGTGTAGCCGTGATGTAATGATTTGTCCTGATGCCAGTCTTGAAGATGCAAAAAAGCAG GGACCGTACGATGTGGTGGTTCTTCCAGGAGGCAATCTGGGTGCACAGAATTTATCTGAG TCGCCTGTGGTGAAGGAGATCCTGAAGGAGCAGGAGAGCAGGAAGGGCCTCATAGCTGCCATCTGTGCAG GTCCTACGGCTCTGCTTGCTCATGAAATTGGTTTTGGAAGCAAGGTCACAACACACCCAGGGGCTAAGGACAAAATGCTGAATGGAA GTCACTACAACTACTCAGAGAGCCGTGTGGAAAGGGATGGCCTGATCCTCACCAGCCGAGGGCCGGGCACCAGCTTCGAGTTTGCACTGGCCATTGTGGAGGCGCTCAGCGGCAAGGAGGTGGCTGACCAAGTGAAGGCACCGCTTATTCTCAAAGACTAG